A region from the Poecilia reticulata strain Guanapo linkage group LG12, Guppy_female_1.0+MT, whole genome shotgun sequence genome encodes:
- the gdnfa gene encoding glial cell line-derived neurotrophic factor isoform X1, whose amino-acid sequence MRENVFHPKCQMFAPFIIGTESKMKLWDVLATCFLLLTSVATRPLYQNTQQAKRTRFPSSYSDSGSLSVEDEEPLFQREEHKLQEISMEDQYDIEAPYPDQFEDVMDFIEATIGRLRRSSETSGNAAGRREQRQRGAANTRGTREERRGHGGKKRGRGRGGGRGGKGGGAQREKDRISVQSRGCLLKEVHLNVTDLGLGYQTKEELIFRYCSGPCIEAETNYDKILNNLTHNKKLDKDTPSRTCCRPIAFDDDLSFLDDDVVYHTLKKHSARKCACV is encoded by the exons ATGAGAGAAAACGTATTTCATCCAAAATGCCAAATGTTTGCGC CTTTCATCATAGGAACTGAGTCTAAGATGAAGTTATGGGATGTTCTGGCCACGTGTTTCTTGCTCCTGACCTCTGTCGCTACACGGCCTCTCTACCAAAACACTCAGCAAGCCAAGAGGACTCGCTTCCCCAGCAGCTACAGTGATTCTGGGTCTCTGTCTGTGGAAGACGAAGAGCCACTGTTCCAGCGTGAAGAGCACAAGCTTCAGGAGATCTCCATGGAAGATCAGT ATGACATAGAGGCTCCCTATCCAGACCAGTTTGAGGATGTGATGGATTTTATCGAGGCTACCATCGGCAGACTCCGGAGGTCATCGGAAACTAGCGGGAACGCCGCAGGACGACGGgagcagagacagagaggagcagcaaaCACAAGAGGCAcgagagaagagaggagagggCATGGGGGGAAGAAGAGGGGTCGAGGCCGAGGAGGAGGCCGAGGAGGCAAGGGAGGCGGAGCGCAGAGAGAAAAGGACAGGATATCTGTACAGAGTCGTGGTTGCTTACTAAAGGAGGTCCATCTCAATGTGACGGATTTGGGGCTGGGGTACCAGACCAAGGAGGAGCTGATCTTCCGGTACTGTAGCGGGCCCTGCATTGAGGCGGAGACCAACTACGACAAGATCCTGAACAACCtcacacacaacaaaaagctGGACAAGGACACGCCCTCACGCACCTGCTGTCGACCGATCGCCTTCGACGACGATCTGTCTTTTTTGGACGACGACGTGGTGTATCACACGCTGAAAAAGCACTCGGCCCGGAAGTGTGCCTGCGTCTGA
- the gdnfa gene encoding glial cell line-derived neurotrophic factor isoform X2, with protein sequence MKLWDVLATCFLLLTSVATRPLYQNTQQAKRTRFPSSYSDSGSLSVEDEEPLFQREEHKLQEISMEDQYDIEAPYPDQFEDVMDFIEATIGRLRRSSETSGNAAGRREQRQRGAANTRGTREERRGHGGKKRGRGRGGGRGGKGGGAQREKDRISVQSRGCLLKEVHLNVTDLGLGYQTKEELIFRYCSGPCIEAETNYDKILNNLTHNKKLDKDTPSRTCCRPIAFDDDLSFLDDDVVYHTLKKHSARKCACV encoded by the exons ATGAAGTTATGGGATGTTCTGGCCACGTGTTTCTTGCTCCTGACCTCTGTCGCTACACGGCCTCTCTACCAAAACACTCAGCAAGCCAAGAGGACTCGCTTCCCCAGCAGCTACAGTGATTCTGGGTCTCTGTCTGTGGAAGACGAAGAGCCACTGTTCCAGCGTGAAGAGCACAAGCTTCAGGAGATCTCCATGGAAGATCAGT ATGACATAGAGGCTCCCTATCCAGACCAGTTTGAGGATGTGATGGATTTTATCGAGGCTACCATCGGCAGACTCCGGAGGTCATCGGAAACTAGCGGGAACGCCGCAGGACGACGGgagcagagacagagaggagcagcaaaCACAAGAGGCAcgagagaagagaggagagggCATGGGGGGAAGAAGAGGGGTCGAGGCCGAGGAGGAGGCCGAGGAGGCAAGGGAGGCGGAGCGCAGAGAGAAAAGGACAGGATATCTGTACAGAGTCGTGGTTGCTTACTAAAGGAGGTCCATCTCAATGTGACGGATTTGGGGCTGGGGTACCAGACCAAGGAGGAGCTGATCTTCCGGTACTGTAGCGGGCCCTGCATTGAGGCGGAGACCAACTACGACAAGATCCTGAACAACCtcacacacaacaaaaagctGGACAAGGACACGCCCTCACGCACCTGCTGTCGACCGATCGCCTTCGACGACGATCTGTCTTTTTTGGACGACGACGTGGTGTATCACACGCTGAAAAAGCACTCGGCCCGGAAGTGTGCCTGCGTCTGA